In a genomic window of Brucella anthropi ATCC 49188:
- a CDS encoding manganese/iron ABC transporter ATP-binding protein → MLDKSAVDGINVRNATVTYRNGHTALHNASFTTPTGTITALVGVNGSGKSTLFKAIMGFVKLAKGEISILGMPVGAALKKNLVAYVPQSEDVDWNFPVLVEDVVMMGRYGHMGMMRIPRRADKEAVEKALDRVNMLEFRHRQIGELSGGQKKRVFLARALAQDGRVILLDEPFTGVDVKTEEAIVTLLRSLRDEGRVMLVSTHNLGSVPEFCDRTVLLKRTVLGYGPTAEVFTQENLEKTFGGVLRHLVLGETSGAGRGAVSVITDDERPFVVYENEDSATRKRSQEQ, encoded by the coding sequence ATGCTGGATAAAAGCGCGGTCGACGGTATCAATGTGAGAAATGCAACTGTCACGTATCGAAACGGCCATACGGCTTTACACAATGCAAGTTTTACGACCCCAACCGGAACGATTACAGCGCTTGTCGGCGTCAACGGATCCGGCAAGTCGACCCTGTTCAAAGCGATTATGGGGTTTGTCAAACTAGCCAAGGGCGAAATATCTATTCTCGGAATGCCGGTTGGGGCCGCGCTCAAGAAGAACCTAGTGGCTTACGTCCCGCAAAGTGAGGACGTCGACTGGAACTTTCCGGTTCTCGTTGAAGATGTCGTCATGATGGGTCGCTACGGCCATATGGGCATGATGCGCATCCCGCGCCGCGCCGACAAAGAAGCCGTAGAAAAAGCGCTTGATCGCGTGAATATGCTCGAATTTCGTCATCGACAGATCGGTGAGCTTTCAGGCGGGCAAAAGAAACGGGTATTTCTTGCGCGAGCGCTCGCACAAGACGGGCGCGTCATTCTTCTGGATGAACCCTTCACTGGCGTAGATGTGAAGACCGAAGAAGCAATCGTCACACTTCTTCGCAGTTTGCGAGATGAGGGGCGCGTCATGCTGGTCTCGACCCACAATCTTGGCAGTGTTCCCGAATTCTGCGACCGAACCGTATTACTGAAACGAACAGTTCTCGGTTACGGGCCGACTGCGGAGGTTTTCACACAAGAGAACCTCGAAAAGACTTTCGGCGGCGTGCTGCGCCATCTTGTACTCGGCGAGACTAGCGGTGCAGGACGAGGCGCCGTCAGCGTCATAACTGACGATGAGCGCCCGTTTGTTGTTTATGAGAACGAAGACTCCGCGACCCGCAAACGGAGT